The following proteins are co-located in the Triplophysa dalaica isolate WHDGS20190420 chromosome 2, ASM1584641v1, whole genome shotgun sequence genome:
- the trim35-1 gene encoding tripartite motif containing 35-1, translated as MSLEDELSCPVCTEVFSQPVLLSCGHSYCHQCITDHWSASGSRSCPVCRQLSPQEPISNLGLRNACETYLKERRSEKQRDEEWKCHIHGEKLQLFCKIDDMPICSQCKKGAHRYHNTQTLQQSVKQRKGKLKAALCSAEKTLSSLKNGATQDAEVSRYIQFQTLQTERMLKEEFKKLHQFLKKEEEGRIAALNREEKDKRGRIDGIIQGRIRSLSDMIREVEEEIKDNDIDFLQNYTSMMSRIECALLEPMLCSESLIDVPKHLGNLKYKVWKNMKDVCSYYPLALNPNTAPPCFSVSDDLTSVTSCVQQRENPNPLYRNCMVLGNVGYGDGVHTFTIEVGNSRHWTVGVCLELLGLVYGLKRDGDMYHILTSQIMFKMNANPKAMRVMVEDYYDLWFRRWRKVSFFDAKTDYHFAEISRVPLGRRLLPFVIPGERAGPLRVLPAEVTLTHEQTDQKLFFIQRYRICFLFCFGFVMVCFLYYFGYFDNGNTMSDRANESVSYF; from the exons ATGTCTCTTGAAGATGAGCTGTCGTGTCCCGTGTGCACGGAGGTGTTCAGTCAGCCCGTGTTACTGAGCTGTGGACACAGTTACTGTCATCAGTGCATCACCGATCATTGGTCGGCGAGCGGCTCCAGAAGTTGCCCGGTGTGTCGACAACTCTCCCCGCAGGAGCCGATCTCCAATCTGGGACTCCGCAACGCCTGCGAGACGTACCTGAAAGAGCGCAGGTCCGAGAAACAGAGGGACGAAGAATGGAAGTGTCACATACACGGGGAGAAACTTCAGCTCTTCTGTAAAATAGATGATATGCCCATATGTTCACAGTGTAAGAAAGGTGCTCACAGATAtcacaacacacagacactgCAGCAATCCGTAAAACAGCGCAAG GGGAAGCTTAAAGCAGCACTTTGCTCAGCTGAGAAGACGCTCTCATCATTAAAGAACGGCGCCACACAAGATGCCGAAGTCTCACGATACATTCAG TTTCAGACTCTGCAGACCGAGAGGATGCTGAAGGAAGAGTTCAAGAAACTCCATCAGTTCCTTAAAAAAGAGGAGGAGGGCAGGATAGCAGCGCTGAATAGAGAAGAGAAAGACAAGAGAGGAAGAATAGATGGTATAATACAAGGAAGAATACGCTCACTTTCCGACATGATCAGAGAAGTGGAAGAGGAAATAAAAGACAATGACATCGACTTCCTACAG aactACACCAGCATGATGAGCAG aatTGAGTGTGCACTCCTAGAACCAATGCTGTGTTCTGAATCTTTAATCGACGTTCCTAAACATCTGGGTAACCTGAAGTATAAAGTGTGGAAGAACATGAAGGACGTCTGCTCTTACT ACCCCTTGGCCCTGAACCCAAACACAGCTCCACCATGTTTCTCTGTATCAGACGATCTGACATCTGTGACCTCGTGTGTCCAGCAGCGGGAGAATCCCAATCCTCTGTACAGGAACTGCATGGTGTTGGGAAATGTGGGATACGGTGATGGAGTCCACACGTTCACTATTGAGGTGGGAAACAGCCGGCACTGGACCGTCGGCGTGTGTCTTGAACTTTTGGGCCTTGTCTATGGTCTCAAACGTGATGGAGACATGTACCATATACTGACATCTCAGATAATGTTTAAGATGAATGCGAATCCTAAAGCAATGCGTGTGATGGTGGAGGATTATTATGACCTGTGGTTTCGACGCTGGAGGAAAGTCAGCTTTTTTGACGCCAAGACCGATTACCATTTTGCCGAAATATCTAGAGTGCCTTTAGGGAGAAGACTCTTACCGTTTGTAATCCCAGGAGAGCGCGCCGGTCCCCTGCGTGTCCTCCCAGCTGAGGTAACATTGACCCATGAACAAACTGACCAGAAACTTTTCTTCATTCAGAGATATAGAAtctgctttttattttgttttggttttgttatggtttgttttttgtattattttggcTATTTTGACAATGGAAATACAATGTCTGACAGAGCAAATGAGTCCGTTAGTTATTTTTGA